Proteins encoded within one genomic window of Flavobacterium sp. NG2:
- a CDS encoding right-handed parallel beta-helix repeat-containing protein has product MNHLFLKLMAVGLLFVSVQSSAKAVIEIKHQAGDMTTIVRNAIEKNTDKDLKIVFEKGKYLFLPDYAQNKYSYITNHGNGLKKIIFLLENYDSVEIEGNGAELIFHGQVAPFQIKNCKKVTAKNLTIDWDIPFLFQGEVTAVNKAEDWIEIKPFTKGFSWKLDGEQISFPDIDGFSFFEMGSTLAFDPKLKRVAHGAFDLRSRPRRVEKRPNGILRIYEKLKRYTPEVGNVLNSKGESEQNRYAPAFQTMNSQNILFEGITIHHALGMGFLFERSEDIVISKCGVFVRPGSDRVVSTIADATHFCNCKGDILIENCKFQHMLDDGTNVHGTYVEINKIIDTKTVVVELKHFEQLGFEFAGKGDEMWFIQQPSPDRASVNTVSSVNTINDRFIQIAFENNLPTNLKIGDNLENKTWNPVFTMRDCTINDHRARNVIIKTPLKIVIENNDFSSMMSAIQLRGDNYFWFESGAVNDVTIRNNRFVHCAYGGGEAAILYVTPRLGKIFDDTALFDRNIRFENNTIETFGNRIIWADRVDGLTITGNKITKTKEAKELYPEAPLFDLINCNNVEISKNTYTGDAKKTVVADEKSKKNLKVKGNKGF; this is encoded by the coding sequence ATGAATCATTTATTTTTAAAATTAATGGCTGTTGGATTGTTGTTTGTATCCGTACAATCATCAGCTAAGGCGGTAATCGAAATCAAACATCAAGCAGGCGATATGACAACTATTGTCAGAAACGCTATTGAGAAGAATACAGATAAGGACCTTAAAATTGTATTCGAAAAAGGAAAATACCTTTTTCTACCTGACTATGCTCAAAACAAATACAGTTACATTACCAATCACGGAAACGGACTTAAGAAAATCATTTTTCTTTTAGAAAATTATGATTCAGTAGAAATTGAAGGCAATGGTGCTGAACTTATTTTTCACGGTCAAGTGGCGCCTTTTCAAATTAAAAATTGCAAAAAAGTAACAGCCAAAAATTTGACTATAGATTGGGATATTCCTTTTTTGTTTCAAGGAGAAGTAACTGCTGTAAACAAAGCCGAGGATTGGATCGAAATAAAACCATTTACAAAGGGGTTTTCGTGGAAATTAGATGGCGAACAAATTTCATTTCCAGATATTGATGGGTTTTCTTTTTTTGAAATGGGCAGTACTTTAGCCTTTGATCCAAAATTAAAACGCGTGGCTCATGGTGCATTTGACCTTAGAAGTCGGCCGCGTAGAGTAGAAAAAAGACCGAATGGAATTTTAAGAATTTATGAAAAATTAAAAAGATACACACCAGAGGTGGGTAATGTTTTAAATTCAAAAGGAGAAAGTGAGCAAAACCGTTACGCTCCTGCTTTTCAAACTATGAATTCGCAAAATATCCTTTTTGAAGGAATTACTATTCATCATGCACTTGGTATGGGTTTTTTGTTTGAAAGATCTGAAGATATTGTCATCTCTAAATGCGGTGTATTTGTTCGTCCCGGTTCTGACAGAGTGGTTTCTACTATTGCCGATGCTACTCATTTTTGCAATTGTAAAGGAGATATTTTGATCGAAAATTGCAAATTCCAACACATGTTGGATGATGGTACCAATGTACACGGAACTTATGTAGAAATCAATAAAATTATAGATACTAAAACAGTTGTTGTTGAGCTAAAACATTTTGAACAATTAGGATTTGAATTTGCAGGAAAAGGAGATGAAATGTGGTTTATCCAACAACCAAGTCCTGATAGAGCATCAGTAAATACAGTAAGTTCAGTAAACACCATCAACGACCGATTTATTCAAATCGCTTTCGAAAATAATTTGCCAACCAACCTTAAAATTGGCGATAATCTTGAAAATAAAACCTGGAATCCCGTTTTTACCATGCGTGATTGTACCATAAACGACCATCGTGCTAGAAATGTGATCATCAAAACGCCATTGAAAATTGTGATTGAAAACAATGATTTTTCTTCTATGATGTCTGCCATTCAGTTGCGTGGGGATAATTATTTTTGGTTCGAATCGGGTGCTGTCAATGATGTAACCATTCGCAACAACCGTTTTGTGCATTGTGCTTATGGTGGTGGTGAAGCTGCTATTTTGTATGTAACCCCACGATTAGGGAAAATTTTTGACGATACGGCCTTATTTGATCGCAACATTCGTTTTGAAAACAACACCATTGAAACTTTTGGAAACCGCATCATTTGGGCAGATAGAGTAGATGGACTGACTATTACAGGAAATAAAATCACAAAAACAAAGGAGGCAAAGGAGCTTTATCCTGAAGCACCACTATTTGATTTAATTAATTGTAACAATGTAGAAATCTCTAAAAACACTTATACTGGGGATGCAAAGAAAACCGTTGTCGCCGATGAAAAATCAAAAAAGAACTTAAAAGTAAAAGGGAATAAAGGGTTTTAA
- a CDS encoding FAD-dependent oxidoreductase → MERRKFFKTGVKGAIAAGFLPLFGDINAHPIEEGEIQLFDLEESDKKIQTPTKRKKTAKYEVVVVGAGMAGISAAVAAARTGAKTVLIQDRPVLGGNASSEVRVTVNGVQGLHNKHKVERETGIIEEIMIENLHYNAQESYHVWDHVLYDYVVRQPNLTLMLSTQATDVVMGGDKIKKVICWQITSETEYTIEGQQFIDCSGDGLMAYMAGAEFRTGREGKAEFGESFAPDKPDNWVMGDCIMMSTKDMGRPVPFYPPSYMLPFDAKKAFKDKHRKINQLKEGYWWIEVGTDIDIIDLREENRHKLMGYFYGVWNHIKNSGDFPEAANIALDWVGSLPGRRESRRFMGDYILNQVDLESYKHFPDAVAFGGWSLDEHCPGGIENLDEPASFFHSNFKQIYEVPFRSLYSKNISNLLFAGRNVSVTHMALSSTRIISTCAMMGQAVGTAATMCIQKGISPRKLGSEYISDLQEQLLRDDSYFPNHPAKDEKDWARKASLIFASSTSSGDAKLLIDGVGRDEIDKIHHWQSDGLNAELQLEWDKPINISKVEMKFDTNLQRKIMMHKNPDKAAQLGQVPGIPPELIKNFSVEARVKGQWIEVAKVNDNKTRLVKTQFPSVSATAVRLKLKETHGAKNVKMFEIRCYS, encoded by the coding sequence ATGGAACGTAGAAAGTTTTTTAAAACAGGGGTTAAAGGTGCGATAGCAGCTGGTTTTTTACCTTTGTTCGGAGATATAAATGCCCATCCTATTGAAGAAGGCGAAATCCAATTATTTGATTTAGAAGAATCAGATAAAAAAATTCAAACCCCTACTAAAAGAAAAAAAACGGCTAAGTATGAAGTAGTAGTGGTTGGGGCTGGTATGGCAGGAATTTCGGCCGCTGTTGCTGCCGCCAGAACTGGTGCCAAAACAGTTTTGATACAAGATAGACCAGTGTTGGGTGGGAATGCATCGAGCGAAGTTCGTGTGACTGTTAATGGTGTACAAGGATTACACAACAAGCATAAGGTTGAAAGAGAAACGGGGATTATCGAGGAGATAATGATCGAAAATTTACATTATAATGCGCAAGAATCCTATCATGTTTGGGATCATGTGTTGTATGACTATGTAGTGCGTCAGCCTAATTTGACCTTGATGTTAAGCACACAAGCGACAGATGTGGTGATGGGTGGAGATAAAATTAAAAAAGTAATTTGCTGGCAAATAACCAGCGAAACCGAATATACTATTGAAGGACAGCAATTTATAGATTGTTCGGGAGATGGATTAATGGCTTATATGGCAGGTGCCGAATTCCGTACGGGACGTGAAGGAAAAGCGGAGTTTGGAGAATCATTTGCTCCCGATAAACCTGATAATTGGGTAATGGGGGATTGTATTATGATGAGTACTAAGGACATGGGAAGACCAGTGCCTTTTTATCCACCATCGTATATGTTGCCTTTTGATGCTAAAAAAGCTTTTAAAGACAAGCATCGAAAAATCAATCAATTAAAAGAAGGCTATTGGTGGATTGAAGTAGGTACTGATATTGATATCATTGATTTGCGCGAAGAAAATCGTCATAAATTGATGGGGTATTTTTATGGGGTTTGGAATCATATCAAAAATTCAGGAGATTTTCCAGAAGCAGCCAATATTGCTTTGGATTGGGTTGGCTCTTTGCCAGGTCGCAGAGAATCCCGTCGTTTTATGGGGGATTATATTTTGAACCAAGTCGATTTAGAATCGTATAAACATTTTCCAGATGCTGTAGCTTTTGGAGGTTGGTCTTTGGATGAACATTGTCCTGGTGGAATCGAGAATTTAGATGAACCTGCTAGTTTTTTTCACTCCAATTTTAAACAAATCTATGAAGTTCCTTTTAGGAGTTTGTATTCAAAAAATATTTCAAATTTATTATTTGCAGGGCGAAATGTCAGTGTGACTCATATGGCATTATCATCTACTAGAATCATCAGTACCTGTGCGATGATGGGACAAGCGGTGGGAACAGCAGCGACTATGTGTATCCAAAAAGGGATTAGTCCTCGAAAATTAGGATCAGAATATATTAGTGATTTGCAAGAACAATTATTAAGAGATGATTCGTATTTTCCTAACCATCCAGCCAAAGACGAAAAAGATTGGGCTCGAAAAGCAAGTTTAATCTTTGCTTCTTCAACTAGTTCAGGCGATGCTAAGTTGTTGATTGATGGCGTTGGTAGAGATGAGATCGATAAAATACACCATTGGCAATCCGATGGTTTGAATGCCGAATTACAATTAGAATGGGATAAACCGATTAATATATCAAAGGTAGAAATGAAGTTTGATACTAATTTGCAACGTAAAATCATGATGCATAAAAATCCTGATAAAGCAGCTCAATTAGGTCAAGTGCCAGGGATTCCGCCTGAATTAATCAAAAACTTTAGTGTGGAAGCACGTGTCAAAGGACAATGGATTGAAGTGGCAAAAGTGAACGACAATAAAACGCGTTTAGTAAAAACGCAATTCCCTTCGGTTTCAGCAACGGCTGTTCGTTTGAAATTAAAAGAAACCCATGGGGCCAAAAATGTAAAAATGTTCGAAATTCGCTGTTATTCCTGA
- a CDS encoding sulfatase translates to MKYYVKISCLIVLLMVVFLLLITGCKTNKEANEKGKSKPNIILFVADDHGMDALGCYGNPVIQTPNLDKLAAEGTRFTNAYCTSASCAASRSVILSGKYGHATGSYGHVHDYHHFSTYDDVKSLPVLLEENGYLTARIGKYHVAPEKVYHFQEELKANPRNTYEMAEKCADVLKSDKPFFLYFCTDDPHREKSTDPSRWDAPNSFGNKPEGFPGVTTRVYNPKDVLVPSFLPDTQQSREEIAQYYQSISRIDQGFGKLMDMLKATGKDKNTIVFYISDNGMAFPGAKTTVYEPGIKLPCIIKDPFKSKKGNVNNAMISWVDLTPTILDMAGVNARETKFHGRSFNAIIDQQNPKGWDEINASHTFHEITMYYPMRVVRKGDYKLIWNIAYPLEYPFASDLWASSTWQQVYRDKVDHYGKRKVQDYLHHPEFELFDLKNDPDEVNNLATNKKYASTLEAMKTSLKEFQKNTRDPWIIMWDHDSSFQGTGVNL, encoded by the coding sequence ATGAAGTACTACGTAAAAATATCTTGTTTAATCGTATTGTTAATGGTTGTTTTTTTATTGCTAATTACAGGATGTAAAACCAATAAAGAGGCAAATGAGAAGGGTAAATCAAAACCTAATATCATCCTTTTTGTGGCTGATGATCACGGTATGGATGCTTTAGGTTGTTACGGAAACCCCGTGATTCAAACCCCTAATTTAGATAAATTAGCAGCCGAAGGAACTCGATTTACCAATGCGTATTGCACTAGTGCTAGTTGTGCTGCCAGTAGGTCGGTGATTTTATCAGGGAAATATGGTCACGCTACAGGTTCTTATGGTCATGTACACGATTACCATCATTTTAGTACCTATGATGATGTGAAGTCATTGCCTGTTTTATTAGAGGAAAACGGATATTTAACGGCTAGAATTGGTAAGTACCATGTAGCTCCTGAAAAAGTATATCATTTTCAAGAAGAATTAAAGGCTAATCCAAGAAACACCTATGAAATGGCTGAGAAATGTGCTGATGTGTTAAAATCAGACAAACCATTCTTTTTGTATTTCTGTACAGATGATCCACATCGTGAAAAATCAACTGATCCTAGCAGATGGGATGCTCCCAATAGTTTTGGAAACAAACCAGAAGGATTTCCTGGGGTGACCACCAGAGTGTATAACCCTAAAGATGTTTTAGTGCCATCCTTTTTGCCCGATACCCAACAATCTAGAGAAGAAATTGCGCAATATTACCAAAGTATTTCTCGTATTGACCAAGGTTTTGGAAAGTTAATGGATATGTTGAAAGCAACAGGAAAAGATAAAAACACTATTGTATTTTATATTTCGGATAACGGAATGGCTTTTCCAGGCGCAAAAACAACGGTTTATGAACCCGGAATTAAACTACCTTGCATCATCAAAGATCCTTTTAAATCGAAAAAAGGAAATGTAAACAACGCCATGATTTCGTGGGTGGATTTAACACCAACTATTCTTGATATGGCTGGAGTTAACGCCAGAGAAACCAAATTTCATGGTCGTTCTTTCAACGCTATTATTGACCAGCAAAATCCTAAAGGCTGGGATGAGATCAATGCCTCACATACTTTTCACGAAATTACCATGTATTACCCAATGCGCGTAGTGCGCAAAGGAGATTACAAATTGATTTGGAATATCGCTTACCCATTAGAATATCCTTTTGCATCTGATTTATGGGCTTCGTCGACTTGGCAACAAGTGTACAGAGATAAAGTAGATCATTATGGTAAACGTAAAGTTCAGGATTATTTACACCATCCAGAATTTGAATTATTTGATTTGAAAAACGATCCTGATGAGGTAAACAACTTGGCTACCAATAAAAAATATGCTTCTACATTAGAAGCAATGAAAACAAGTTTAAAGGAATTTCAAAAAAATACGAGAGACCCTTGGATTATTATGTGGGATCACGATAGTAGTTTTCAAGGAACAGGTGTGAATTTATAA
- a CDS encoding T9SS type A sorting domain-containing protein → MKQKIRLFSIILFALLCSGMDAIAQFSPQFDGVVGNYERTLVVNNFNDGTAALQALIDDVSSQPTGGTIKLSGNIKLSNVYLKSNVHIDIAKGSIIKGDVALTKVAIFEIGNSATAIQNVKIFCSQSDRTKPNEDIAEKFVFDLTEFGMNGKVRAIFLSNVTNFWLSDIYIKDALTQFNGITMNPYILQTSTDNSIHPGLRDYQVVGSPSKGDVHNIYGKDQHYGYGLIQIQSARDVNFVKLSGNGGVILRLESGSNIQYVGTDNEQEFGVIKGIKASDISQTNGFAAVMLSPHGRVNGDVYMENIKSTSSAFAVVMAAGFFDAELKDTNGNLVDPVKFKKGRFSGPVVIKNVHAIFGLNAYGRLVQEYNYVEKSVQAQYPWATLTVSAETDKARIIPSAAAIGHLSLPSKTAIPDIVEGEYVAQIDGPITSSGFQPCLTSYYNNTVYENDSKNVDCSILSVQKNEVEEVELAVFPNPAKDFVAINSKYRINHLELYNVTGVLVKSYSEFDNETSIRLNLSGLTKGVYFFKIWTNGEVVKKKLIVN, encoded by the coding sequence ATGAAACAGAAAATTAGATTATTTAGCATAATTCTTTTTGCACTGCTGTGTAGCGGAATGGATGCTATTGCACAATTTTCACCTCAGTTTGATGGTGTCGTGGGGAACTATGAAAGAACATTAGTCGTAAATAATTTTAATGATGGTACAGCTGCCTTGCAAGCTTTAATTGATGATGTTAGTTCACAACCAACAGGTGGAACCATAAAACTTTCTGGAAATATCAAGTTGTCCAATGTTTATTTGAAATCCAATGTTCATATTGATATCGCCAAGGGTTCCATTATCAAAGGGGATGTTGCATTGACTAAAGTGGCCATATTTGAGATAGGAAATTCTGCGACTGCAATACAAAATGTAAAAATTTTTTGTAGCCAAAGTGATCGTACCAAACCGAATGAAGATATAGCTGAAAAATTTGTATTTGACTTAACCGAATTTGGAATGAACGGTAAAGTTAGAGCTATCTTTTTGTCAAATGTGACTAATTTTTGGCTTTCAGATATCTATATTAAAGATGCGCTTACGCAATTCAATGGTATTACCATGAATCCTTATATTCTGCAAACGAGTACGGATAATTCGATTCATCCAGGCTTAAGAGATTATCAAGTAGTAGGCTCTCCTTCAAAAGGTGACGTTCATAATATTTATGGGAAAGACCAGCACTATGGTTATGGGTTGATTCAAATTCAAAGCGCTAGAGACGTAAATTTTGTAAAACTTTCAGGAAATGGTGGTGTGATTCTACGTTTGGAATCAGGTTCTAATATCCAATATGTAGGTACAGATAATGAACAAGAATTCGGAGTTATCAAAGGAATAAAAGCAAGCGATATTAGTCAAACAAATGGTTTTGCTGCGGTAATGTTATCGCCACACGGACGTGTAAACGGTGATGTGTATATGGAAAATATTAAATCGACTTCTTCTGCTTTTGCGGTGGTGATGGCTGCAGGTTTTTTTGATGCCGAATTAAAAGATACTAATGGGAATTTAGTGGATCCTGTAAAATTTAAAAAAGGTAGGTTCTCAGGTCCAGTAGTGATTAAAAACGTTCATGCAATATTTGGTTTAAATGCATATGGGCGATTAGTACAAGAATATAATTACGTTGAAAAATCGGTTCAAGCTCAATATCCGTGGGCAACGCTAACGGTTTCAGCTGAAACTGATAAAGCACGAATCATTCCATCGGCAGCGGCTATTGGACATTTGTCTCTTCCTTCAAAAACGGCAATTCCTGACATCGTTGAAGGTGAATATGTTGCTCAAATTGATGGACCTATTACTAGTAGTGGTTTTCAGCCTTGTCTTACTTCTTATTATAATAATACGGTTTATGAAAATGACAGTAAAAATGTAGATTGTTCCATTCTGTCCGTTCAGAAAAATGAAGTGGAAGAAGTTGAATTGGCCGTGTTTCCTAATCCAGCCAAAGACTTTGTAGCAATTAATTCGAAATATAGAATCAACCATTTAGAGTTGTACAATGTTACAGGGGTTTTAGTCAAATCTTATTCGGAATTTGATAATGAAACCTCAATTCGATTGAATCTAAGTGGGTTGACCAAAGGAGTTTATTTCTTCAAAATATGGACTAATGGAGAGGTTGTTAAAAAGAAATTAATAGTTAATTAA
- a CDS encoding beta-galactosidase codes for MRNRKKLNTSFTLLRVLFCNLIFIAVATAQTTENDVQQKINQLKTTIKKAQNKNISTLKEETAIRTAEIFLEYAHWDEQNIAKNTKHFSLVTKYKDEAEKYAKMLPEFERKEMAIMLDDARTELENVLNGKIKRLPTSNVDWTQTKIEKDQISYKGNPVFLADWTWKPDSKKYTDYHGNQDGFFLSPTYVVDNKGKVNPQKIKELTTKPEGSMGFVFFNHSAIPTWAKNEYPEIADGPGLKYTAYDINHPVSRKIQSDLIAATVPLMAGKQYTKLGYMLCNEPHWNTIKKTWTSSPISDLAAKDFKKWLEKKHGTIAVLNKIWKTNFSSFDTIVVPRELETSQQGTPQWFDFASYNMDRVTDWFLFLRDEVKKYDPAAKTHIKVMPNLWTDNKRDHGIDMEALTRNSEIIGNDASTCGPWMWGKPKEWEKHYNFDWVEMCMSYDFYKSISPEKIMYNTEGHFLSTGKYRDLYQTKDYVRCNYWQAYVHGLTAIQTWYWARLEDGSSREHFDSNGYAASNNHQPRVVNEVHATVADLNSVSDIIMGLQRQEKPIRIFYTKASSINKEHHMEDVFKVYEKMFFEGTPVGFATQGIIENNDNKTWETILISDTPIATESDMSALQKYLNNGGVVIMDENSLKTNEYGMPLTKSLVANKGKIILVKSLDEMKTKAFDLLKMKNKLPLLKVDETNGLDQKACDWRVFAGKNGAQFLNIANYGKNTASLSLTLANGKTPTSVTNYLTGEKMSSNFKMAPNVVYLLEVK; via the coding sequence CTACAGAAAATGATGTTCAGCAAAAAATAAATCAGCTGAAAACCACTATCAAAAAAGCACAAAACAAAAATATAAGCACGCTAAAGGAAGAGACAGCAATCCGTACAGCCGAAATCTTTTTGGAATATGCACATTGGGATGAACAAAACATTGCTAAAAATACCAAACATTTTAGTTTAGTTACGAAATACAAAGACGAAGCGGAGAAGTATGCTAAAATGTTGCCTGAATTTGAGCGAAAAGAAATGGCAATCATGCTCGATGATGCACGTACAGAATTGGAAAATGTGCTAAACGGAAAAATAAAACGCTTGCCTACTTCAAATGTAGATTGGACACAAACCAAAATTGAAAAAGATCAGATTTCGTACAAAGGCAATCCCGTTTTCCTTGCTGATTGGACTTGGAAACCTGATAGTAAAAAATATACAGACTATCATGGTAATCAAGATGGGTTTTTTCTGTCGCCTACCTATGTAGTCGATAATAAAGGAAAGGTTAATCCTCAAAAGATAAAGGAACTTACTACTAAGCCCGAGGGTTCTATGGGGTTTGTTTTTTTTAATCATAGTGCGATTCCTACTTGGGCTAAAAATGAATATCCCGAAATAGCCGATGGACCAGGGCTAAAATATACCGCTTATGATATCAATCACCCAGTAAGTCGTAAAATACAATCGGATTTGATTGCTGCTACTGTCCCTTTGATGGCGGGTAAACAATATACCAAATTAGGATATATGTTGTGTAATGAACCCCATTGGAACACTATCAAAAAAACTTGGACTTCAAGTCCGATTTCTGATTTGGCAGCCAAAGATTTTAAAAAATGGTTGGAAAAAAAACATGGTACTATTGCGGTTTTGAATAAAATATGGAAAACTAATTTCAGTAGTTTTGATACAATTGTAGTGCCAAGAGAGTTAGAAACTTCACAGCAAGGTACGCCACAATGGTTTGATTTTGCCAGCTATAATATGGATCGTGTTACTGATTGGTTTTTGTTTCTGAGAGATGAAGTCAAAAAATACGATCCAGCGGCTAAAACCCACATAAAAGTGATGCCTAATTTATGGACGGATAACAAGCGTGACCACGGAATTGATATGGAAGCTTTGACTCGTAATAGCGAGATAATCGGGAATGATGCCAGTACATGTGGACCTTGGATGTGGGGAAAACCAAAGGAATGGGAAAAGCATTATAACTTTGACTGGGTAGAAATGTGCATGTCTTATGATTTTTATAAATCAATAAGTCCAGAGAAAATTATGTACAATACCGAAGGACATTTTCTTTCCACAGGTAAATACCGTGATTTGTATCAAACCAAAGACTATGTGCGTTGTAATTATTGGCAAGCCTATGTTCATGGTTTAACGGCTATCCAAACATGGTATTGGGCACGTTTAGAAGATGGTTCAAGTCGAGAACATTTTGATTCAAACGGCTATGCAGCTTCAAATAACCACCAGCCAAGAGTAGTAAATGAAGTGCATGCCACAGTAGCCGATTTGAATTCGGTTTCAGATATTATTATGGGCTTACAGCGTCAGGAAAAGCCAATTCGTATTTTTTATACCAAAGCTTCTTCTATAAACAAGGAGCATCATATGGAAGATGTTTTTAAAGTATACGAAAAAATGTTTTTTGAAGGTACGCCTGTTGGTTTTGCAACCCAAGGTATTATTGAAAATAACGACAATAAAACATGGGAAACCATTTTGATTTCGGATACACCAATTGCGACTGAATCAGATATGAGCGCCTTGCAAAAATACCTTAACAACGGGGGAGTGGTTATCATGGATGAGAATAGTTTGAAAACGAATGAATATGGTATGCCATTGACAAAATCCTTAGTCGCTAACAAAGGAAAAATCATTTTGGTAAAATCATTAGATGAAATGAAAACCAAAGCATTTGATCTTTTGAAAATGAAGAATAAATTACCGCTACTAAAAGTAGATGAAACAAATGGTTTGGATCAAAAAGCTTGTGATTGGAGAGTGTTTGCGGGTAAAAATGGTGCGCAATTTTTAAACATTGCCAACTATGGTAAAAATACCGCAAGTCTATCTTTAACCTTGGCGAACGGGAAAACACCAACTTCGGTAACAAATTATCTAACTGGAGAAAAAATGTCGTCAAATTTTAAAATGGCGCCTAATGTTGTTTATTTATTGGAGGTAAAATAA
- a CDS encoding sulfatase-like hydrolase/transferase: MKNKSFLGLLLLVALVSSFTLQAQKNQKTNLIWIITDEHNFRTIGAYRDQLTPEQGLLWGAKAFPETPNLDALAKNGTIFNRMYCSAPVCSASRSSMFTGMYPVTLGIPNNSNKNGDGKYLKPEVTTIADVLSKAGYMTGYAGKWHLAESRDASGDKDHDEWWSPYPVGTPEDTYGFQDKRFMFNGGHDKYKGIDANGNPYAASKNVKLIGKDKYGQPLFEDAKSKNVKHTTDFLTDRALDFIDANKNKPFYLVVSIPDPHTPDVVRAPYDTMYKGTVTQLPGTYTTAYENKTDPDLPSWQKPDAKTKNEAKLKNEIEQYFGMVKLIDDNIGRLVQKLKDDGVYENTIIVFSSDHGDLLGEHGRVNKGTIHEASSKIPFIVSQGATGKSPLIPRGKVINEAANTTDWMPTFLKVLGVDCPKVAGRDLSPLLNKKPANWKDVTFVRLGFYAAVTDQYKLVLAQKDEPWLLDIKADATERINFIKDPKYTAVIKKLATELKGYMKNNKDKNEKVAATLDELISK; encoded by the coding sequence ATGAAAAATAAATCATTTTTAGGATTACTACTGCTTGTTGCTTTAGTATCTAGTTTTACTTTACAAGCTCAAAAAAATCAGAAAACCAATTTAATTTGGATAATCACTGATGAACATAATTTCAGAACCATTGGTGCTTATAGAGACCAATTAACTCCAGAGCAAGGCTTGTTGTGGGGGGCAAAAGCCTTCCCTGAAACCCCAAATTTAGATGCTTTGGCCAAGAACGGAACTATTTTTAACCGCATGTATTGCAGCGCACCTGTTTGTTCGGCTTCGCGTAGTTCCATGTTTACAGGGATGTATCCCGTGACCTTAGGGATTCCAAATAATTCGAATAAAAATGGAGATGGAAAATATTTAAAACCAGAGGTTACCACCATTGCCGATGTATTGTCAAAAGCGGGTTATATGACAGGTTATGCTGGAAAATGGCATTTGGCAGAAAGCAGAGATGCTTCTGGAGATAAAGACCATGACGAGTGGTGGTCGCCTTATCCTGTAGGCACACCAGAAGACACCTATGGTTTTCAGGACAAACGATTCATGTTCAATGGTGGACATGATAAGTACAAAGGGATTGATGCGAATGGGAATCCATACGCCGCAAGTAAAAATGTAAAACTCATTGGAAAAGACAAATATGGCCAACCTTTATTTGAGGATGCCAAGTCTAAAAATGTAAAACATACCACGGACTTTTTGACGGATAGAGCTTTGGATTTTATTGATGCGAATAAAAACAAACCGTTTTATCTGGTAGTAAGTATTCCTGATCCTCATACACCTGATGTAGTACGTGCTCCATATGATACGATGTATAAAGGAACGGTAACGCAATTGCCAGGAACATATACAACAGCTTATGAAAACAAAACAGATCCAGACCTCCCTTCTTGGCAAAAACCAGACGCTAAGACAAAAAATGAGGCCAAATTAAAAAACGAAATTGAGCAGTATTTTGGAATGGTCAAATTGATTGATGACAATATTGGTCGTTTGGTTCAAAAACTAAAAGACGATGGGGTGTATGAAAATACAATTATCGTTTTTTCATCCGATCATGGAGATTTGCTAGGAGAGCACGGTCGTGTAAACAAAGGAACCATTCACGAGGCATCTTCTAAAATTCCTTTTATTGTTTCGCAAGGAGCAACGGGAAAATCACCTCTAATTCCGAGAGGAAAAGTAATCAATGAAGCCGCAAATACAACCGACTGGATGCCAACATTCCTAAAAGTTTTAGGTGTAGATTGCCCAAAGGTCGCTGGACGTGATTTATCACCTTTGTTGAATAAAAAACCAGCGAATTGGAAAGATGTGACTTTTGTAAGGCTGGGGTTTTATGCCGCAGTTACGGATCAATATAAATTAGTTTTAGCTCAAAAAGACGAGCCTTGGTTGCTAGATATTAAAGCTGATGCTACCGAAAGAATCAATTTTATCAAAGATCCAAAATATACTGCTGTGATTAAAAAATTAGCTACTGAATTGAAAGGCTATATGAAAAACAATAAAGATAAAAACGAAAAAGTGGCTGCTACATTAGACGAACTTATTTCTAAATAA